The following coding sequences are from one Rathayibacter sp. SW19 window:
- a CDS encoding LacI family DNA-binding transcriptional regulator, translated as MATSNVSVKDVATHAGVSLGTVSNVLNRPDRVSESTRMRVLSSISALGFVRNESARQLRAGHSTTIGFIVLDVSNPFFIDVARGAERAANAVGSSVLIANSDEQAERERTYLDLFEEQRAQGVLISPVGDVTERLRRLRARGIPAVLVDAAAPDTTFSSVQTDNIAGGRLAVEHLIATGRTDILFVGGPLGLHQIRDRFAGARSAAESSGLGADAVRSWPTPTPTVEAGRRAGAAIAQGEQRPNAIFAANDLLAIGIMEAFLFGGLVRIPDEIALIGYDDIGWAASAIVSLTSVRQPSERIGETAARLLIDEGAATAPVAHRQLQFAPELVVRDSTRLV; from the coding sequence GTGGCAACCTCGAATGTGAGCGTCAAGGATGTAGCGACGCACGCCGGAGTTTCACTCGGCACCGTCTCGAACGTGCTGAACCGTCCGGATCGTGTGTCCGAGTCAACCCGGATGCGGGTGCTGTCCTCGATCTCTGCACTCGGATTCGTGCGCAACGAGTCGGCACGACAGCTCCGCGCCGGTCACAGCACCACAATCGGCTTCATCGTGCTTGACGTGAGCAACCCGTTCTTCATCGATGTCGCGCGGGGCGCGGAGCGCGCTGCGAACGCCGTGGGCAGCTCGGTGCTCATCGCCAACAGCGACGAGCAAGCGGAGCGCGAAAGAACCTACCTCGACCTGTTCGAAGAACAACGCGCCCAGGGTGTGCTGATTTCACCGGTCGGCGACGTCACCGAGCGGCTACGGCGGCTGCGCGCCCGCGGTATCCCCGCCGTACTGGTCGATGCGGCCGCTCCAGACACGACGTTCTCCTCTGTGCAGACCGACAATATCGCGGGGGGGCGTCTCGCAGTCGAACATCTCATCGCGACGGGCCGCACCGATATTCTGTTCGTCGGTGGACCGCTCGGCCTGCATCAGATCCGCGACCGGTTCGCCGGCGCCCGCAGCGCCGCCGAATCAAGCGGCCTCGGTGCGGACGCAGTGCGGTCATGGCCCACGCCCACACCGACCGTTGAGGCCGGACGCCGTGCCGGAGCTGCGATCGCACAAGGTGAGCAGCGTCCCAATGCGATCTTCGCAGCCAATGACCTACTGGCGATCGGCATCATGGAAGCGTTCCTGTTCGGCGGCTTGGTGCGGATCCCTGACGAGATCGCTCTGATCGGATACGACGACATCGGCTGGGCAGCCTCCGCCATCGTTTCGCTTACTTCGGTGCGCCAGCCGAGCGAACGGATCGGTGAGACAGCCGCGCGCCTGCTAATCGATGAGGGCGCAGCGACGGCACCGGTCGCGCACCGCCAGCTGCAGTTCGCGCCCGAGCTTGTGGTCCGGGACTCGACACGGTTGGTCTGA
- a CDS encoding bifunctional aldolase/short-chain dehydrogenase: MTNPIAAQLIARSNRLGADPRNTNYAGGNTSAKGTDIDPVTGEPVELLWVKGSGGDLGTLTEKGLAVLRLDRLRALQNVYPGVEREDEMVAAFDYTLHGKGGAAPSIDTAMHALVDAAHVDHLHPDSGIAFATAADGEELTTKAFGDRVAWVPWRRPGFQLGLDIAAIKAANPRAIGCILGGHGITAWGDTSDEAEANSLWIIQTAAAYIDEHGRPGPFGTSLTGYGALPEAERRAKAATLAPVLRGLASTDRPQVGHFTDTDVVLDFLASAEHPRLAALGTSCPDHFLRTKVKPLVLDLPSDASIEDSIARLRELHEAYRAEYEAYYARGVAAEVSRRPRTASSTTDGANGVPAMRGADPAIVLIPGVGMFSYGKDKQTARVAGEFYVNAINVMRSAEAISTYAPIDEAEKFRIEYWALEEAKLQRRPKPQPLATRIALVTGAASGIGKAIATRLAAEGACVVIADLDLEKAQAVAAELGAASSHAASANPADVAIGIQADVTDERAVQAAIDATLLAFGGLDIVVNNAGLSLSKSLLETTTADWDLQHNVMARGSFLVSRAAARVLIGQGLGGDIVYISSKNSVFAGPNNIAYSATKADQAHQVRLLAAELGEFGIKVNGINPDGVVRGSGIFAGGWGAKRAAVYGVPEEKLGEYYAQRTLLKREVLPENVANAVYVLCTSDLDHTTGLHIPVDAGVAAAFLR; encoded by the coding sequence ATGACCAACCCGATCGCCGCACAACTCATCGCCCGTTCGAATCGACTGGGCGCTGATCCGCGCAACACGAACTACGCGGGCGGTAACACGTCGGCGAAGGGCACGGACATCGACCCAGTCACAGGCGAGCCGGTCGAACTGCTGTGGGTCAAGGGCTCCGGTGGCGACCTCGGCACGCTCACCGAAAAGGGTCTGGCCGTGCTGCGACTCGACCGACTGCGCGCGCTGCAGAACGTCTACCCCGGGGTCGAGCGCGAAGACGAGATGGTGGCCGCGTTCGACTACACCTTGCACGGCAAGGGCGGTGCCGCACCGTCAATCGACACGGCCATGCATGCACTGGTGGATGCCGCCCACGTCGACCACCTGCATCCGGATTCCGGCATCGCGTTTGCGACGGCGGCGGACGGTGAAGAGCTGACCACTAAGGCGTTCGGCGATCGCGTCGCCTGGGTGCCCTGGCGCCGTCCCGGCTTCCAACTCGGCCTCGACATCGCTGCGATCAAGGCCGCGAATCCGCGGGCGATCGGCTGCATCCTCGGCGGCCATGGCATCACGGCGTGGGGCGACACATCGGATGAGGCCGAAGCGAATTCGCTGTGGATCATCCAGACGGCCGCGGCGTACATTGACGAGCACGGCCGACCGGGACCATTTGGAACCTCCTTGACCGGTTACGGTGCGCTGCCCGAAGCAGAGCGCCGCGCGAAGGCCGCCACCCTCGCCCCAGTGCTGCGCGGGCTCGCCTCCACGGACCGACCGCAGGTCGGTCACTTCACCGACACGGATGTCGTACTCGACTTCCTGGCATCGGCCGAGCATCCGCGATTGGCTGCGCTCGGCACCAGTTGCCCCGACCATTTTCTGCGCACGAAGGTCAAACCGCTCGTGCTTGATCTGCCTTCCGATGCTTCTATCGAGGATTCGATTGCGCGGCTGCGGGAGTTGCATGAGGCGTACCGAGCCGAGTATGAGGCCTACTACGCAAGAGGTGTTGCGGCGGAGGTTTCGAGACGGCCGCGAACGGCCTCCTCAACCACCGACGGGGCGAACGGCGTACCCGCGATGCGGGGCGCCGACCCGGCGATCGTGCTGATTCCGGGCGTCGGCATGTTCAGTTACGGCAAGGACAAACAGACCGCGCGGGTGGCCGGCGAGTTCTACGTGAACGCCATCAACGTGATGCGGAGTGCCGAGGCGATCTCGACCTACGCGCCGATCGACGAGGCCGAGAAGTTCCGCATCGAATACTGGGCGTTGGAGGAAGCGAAGCTGCAGCGCCGGCCAAAGCCCCAGCCGCTGGCGACGCGCATCGCGCTCGTGACGGGCGCAGCATCCGGAATCGGCAAGGCCATCGCAACCCGGCTGGCCGCCGAGGGAGCATGCGTCGTCATCGCCGATCTCGACCTGGAGAAGGCGCAGGCGGTTGCCGCTGAGCTCGGCGCCGCATCGTCGCACGCCGCTTCAGCGAACCCGGCGGATGTTGCCATCGGCATCCAAGCGGACGTCACAGACGAGCGGGCGGTCCAGGCTGCAATCGACGCAACGCTGCTCGCGTTCGGCGGGCTCGACATCGTTGTCAACAACGCCGGGCTATCGTTGTCGAAGTCGCTGCTGGAAACGACGACAGCCGACTGGGACTTGCAACACAATGTGATGGCCCGCGGTTCGTTCCTCGTCTCGCGCGCCGCCGCTCGCGTACTGATCGGCCAGGGGCTCGGCGGCGACATCGTCTACATCTCCTCGAAGAACTCCGTGTTCGCCGGACCGAACAACATCGCATACTCGGCGACGAAAGCAGATCAAGCACACCAGGTTCGACTGCTCGCGGCCGAGCTCGGCGAGTTCGGCATCAAGGTCAACGGCATCAATCCGGACGGGGTCGTGCGCGGCTCCGGAATCTTTGCAGGCGGTTGGGGCGCGAAGCGTGCCGCCGTCTACGGAGTGCCCGAGGAGAAACTCGGCGAGTACTACGCGCAGCGCACACTGCTCAAGCGCGAGGTGCTGCCCGAGAACGTGGCCAACGCCGTGTACGTGCTCTGCACCAGTGACCTCGACCACACCACCGGGTTGCACATCCCTGTTGACGCCGGCGTGGCGGCCGCGTTCCTGCGCTAG
- the rhaI gene encoding L-rhamnose isomerase: MLLPPDVIGLLEQQAIELPSWAFGNSGTRFAVFGSAGTPRDPFEKISDAAQVHTYTGLAPSVALHIPWDDVDDFDALKKHAEDNGVSLGTINSNTFQDDDYKLGSVTHSDPAIRQKAIDHHFRCIDVMNQTGSRDLKIWLADGTNYPGQDDIRARQDRLADSLAKIYARIGENQRLVLEYKFFEPAFYHTDVPDWGTSYVQTLALGNRAFVCLDTGHHAPGTNIEFIVAQLLRLGKLGSFDFNSRFYADDDLIVGAADPFQLFRILYEVIRGGGYGADADVAFMLDQCHNIEKKIPGQIRSVLNVQEMTARALLVDTDALAAAQAAGDVLAANGIMMDAFYTDVRPDLAAWRASRGLPADPIAAFAASGYQEKIEADRVGGTQAGWGA; encoded by the coding sequence ATGCTACTGCCTCCCGACGTCATCGGTCTGCTCGAGCAGCAGGCGATCGAACTACCCTCCTGGGCGTTCGGCAACTCGGGCACCCGGTTCGCGGTGTTCGGCAGCGCCGGCACACCGCGTGACCCGTTCGAGAAGATCTCGGATGCCGCACAGGTGCACACGTACACCGGTCTCGCGCCGTCGGTCGCTCTGCATATCCCATGGGATGACGTCGACGACTTCGACGCACTGAAAAAGCATGCCGAAGATAACGGCGTCAGCCTCGGCACGATCAACTCGAACACGTTCCAAGACGACGACTACAAGCTCGGCTCGGTCACCCACTCCGACCCGGCAATCCGACAAAAGGCGATCGACCACCACTTCCGCTGCATCGATGTCATGAACCAGACCGGGTCACGCGACCTGAAAATCTGGCTGGCCGACGGCACCAACTATCCCGGCCAAGACGACATCCGCGCCCGGCAGGATCGCCTCGCGGACTCCCTCGCGAAGATCTATGCACGGATCGGCGAGAACCAGCGTCTCGTGCTCGAGTACAAGTTCTTCGAACCGGCCTTCTACCACACCGATGTGCCGGACTGGGGCACGTCCTACGTGCAGACCCTGGCGCTCGGCAACCGAGCGTTCGTCTGCCTCGACACCGGCCATCACGCGCCGGGCACGAACATCGAGTTCATCGTCGCCCAGCTGCTTCGCCTCGGCAAACTCGGCTCATTCGATTTCAACTCCCGCTTCTACGCTGACGACGACCTCATCGTCGGGGCCGCCGACCCGTTCCAGTTGTTCCGCATCCTCTACGAAGTCATCCGAGGAGGAGGTTACGGTGCAGACGCCGACGTCGCCTTCATGCTCGACCAGTGCCACAACATCGAGAAGAAGATCCCAGGCCAGATCCGCAGTGTGCTCAACGTGCAGGAAATGACCGCGCGCGCCCTTCTTGTCGACACGGATGCGCTCGCAGCTGCGCAGGCAGCGGGCGACGTGCTGGCGGCGAACGGCATCATGATGGATGCTTTCTATACGGATGTCCGGCCCGACTTGGCCGCCTGGCGCGCGTCGCGCGGGCTGCCGGCCGACCCGATAGCGGCTTTCGCGGCATCCGGATACCAGGAGAAGATCGAAGCGGACCGGGTGGGCGGAACTCAAGCCGGCTGGGGAGCATAA
- a CDS encoding SMP-30/gluconolactonase/LRE family protein yields MTEFDLLAPGTELERLATGAEWSEGPVWLPKSRRVRWSDIPNDRILEWDAATGSYSVFRSDAEYPNGRTLDTQGCVIQCSHGRRAIEIETDEGPRTLVDRWSGGRFNSPNDLAVSSDGSIWFTDPPYGIHPSGREGHPGDQEYGGCFVFRFDPAAGEVTPVVTDMVHPNGIGFSPGESVLYVSDTGTYADRAEACHIRAYPLDGPTVSGESVVFATVPAGLADGFAVDVAGRVWTSAGDGVYVYEPDGTLRGRIPVPETVANVVFGGDEHNELFIAASTSLYRVRTLTRG; encoded by the coding sequence ATGACCGAGTTCGACCTTCTGGCCCCCGGCACTGAACTCGAGCGCCTCGCAACCGGCGCCGAGTGGAGCGAGGGGCCCGTCTGGTTGCCGAAGTCACGGCGCGTGCGATGGAGCGACATTCCGAACGACCGGATCCTGGAGTGGGATGCCGCGACCGGCTCGTACTCCGTCTTCCGGTCGGACGCCGAGTACCCCAACGGGCGCACCCTCGACACACAGGGGTGTGTCATCCAGTGCAGTCACGGCCGCCGGGCGATCGAGATCGAGACCGACGAGGGGCCGCGCACGCTTGTCGACCGCTGGTCCGGCGGACGGTTCAATTCGCCCAACGACCTCGCGGTCTCGTCGGACGGGTCCATCTGGTTCACCGACCCGCCGTACGGCATCCATCCGAGCGGCCGCGAGGGGCACCCAGGCGATCAGGAGTACGGAGGGTGTTTCGTCTTCCGCTTCGACCCGGCGGCGGGCGAAGTGACCCCCGTCGTGACCGACATGGTGCACCCGAACGGCATTGGGTTCTCACCGGGCGAGTCCGTGCTCTACGTCTCGGATACGGGCACGTACGCGGATCGTGCCGAGGCGTGTCACATCCGCGCATATCCGCTCGACGGCCCGACGGTGTCGGGTGAGAGCGTCGTGTTCGCGACCGTACCCGCTGGTCTGGCGGATGGTTTCGCCGTCGACGTCGCCGGGCGGGTGTGGACCTCGGCGGGCGACGGTGTCTACGTGTACGAGCCCGACGGCACGCTGCGCGGGCGGATACCGGTGCCCGAGACGGTTGCGAACGTCGTCTTCGGCGGCGATGAGCACAATGAGCTTTTCATCGCGGCGTCGACGAGCCTCTACCGAGTACGCACGCTGACCCGCGGCTGA
- a CDS encoding glycoside hydrolase family 78 protein gives MTVTVSPPRFEHLPHALGIGVASPRLSWKTVAPSGWSQSAYEVQIERGDACWQTDAPVASDEQVLVPWPAAPLRSRERATARVRVTGTDGTVSEWSEPAAVEAGLLEPTDWSALAVGATWNEDPGSDDRRPPLLRRAFQAAEGLERARLYASAHGLYEIEINGTRIGDDAMSPGWTSYRRRLRYYTYDVTEAIRAGDNVIGAWLGDGWYRGRMGWRGGFRNVYGTDLSLIAQLELHYANGDTQTIATDGSWRAAPGPIVRTGNYDGEVYDARLELRGWSSPDYDMTGWEHVVAAHRDPSTLVAPEGPPVRCTQQITPVAVLTSPSGRRILDFGQNLVGRIRLRVRGEEGERVVIRTAEVLQDGEVYQRPLRDAQSTDDYVLAGRDEEEWEPRFTFHGFRFAEVTGWPGDLDAAVAAGDLVARVYHSDLERTGWFRCSDPLVERLHENVVWSMRGNFLDIPTDCPQRDERIGWTGDLQVFAPTASFLYDVSGMLSSWLKDVAVEQLPDGTVPWYVPVIPAHNLWTPIRPGAAWGDVATIVPLTLFERFGDRGVLEAQYDSARAWVELVERLAGPSRLWDEGFQLGDWLDPDAPPQDPADAKTDRYLVATAYFARSAQCMSRIADALGRCDDRDRFDLVATEVRDAFRHAYLSDDGRMTSDAQTAYALAIAFGLVDGSLRETAGARLAELVEKASHRISTGFVGTPLVCDALTETGHIGSAYDLLLEREAPSWLYAVTQGATTIWERWDSLRPDGTVNPGTMTSFNHYALGAVADWLHRVVAGLSPTTPGYRCIRFRPRPGGGLTHASAEHETPYGRAAIAWRIDDGRLTVDVTVPTGASGTVELPGGEPVAVASGVHRFEAAL, from the coding sequence ATGACCGTAACCGTCAGCCCACCTCGCTTCGAGCACCTGCCTCACGCGCTCGGCATCGGAGTCGCCTCCCCCCGGCTCTCCTGGAAAACAGTCGCCCCGAGCGGATGGTCGCAGTCGGCGTACGAGGTGCAGATCGAGCGTGGCGACGCCTGCTGGCAAACCGATGCACCCGTCGCCTCGGACGAACAGGTGCTGGTGCCCTGGCCCGCCGCGCCGTTGCGCTCCCGCGAGCGTGCAACCGCTCGGGTGCGGGTGACCGGCACCGATGGCACGGTGTCGGAATGGAGCGAACCCGCCGCGGTGGAAGCCGGCCTCCTCGAGCCGACGGACTGGAGCGCCCTGGCGGTCGGGGCGACGTGGAATGAGGATCCGGGCAGCGACGACCGTAGACCGCCGCTGCTTCGCCGCGCGTTCCAAGCGGCTGAAGGCCTGGAGCGAGCCCGGCTCTACGCGTCGGCGCACGGCCTCTACGAGATCGAGATCAATGGCACGCGGATCGGCGACGATGCGATGTCGCCCGGCTGGACGTCGTACCGCCGCCGGTTGCGCTACTACACCTACGACGTCACTGAGGCGATCCGGGCAGGTGACAACGTCATCGGGGCGTGGCTCGGCGACGGATGGTACCGGGGACGGATGGGCTGGCGCGGCGGTTTCCGCAACGTCTACGGCACCGACCTGTCGCTCATCGCGCAACTCGAATTGCACTACGCGAACGGCGACACCCAGACTATCGCGACCGACGGCTCGTGGCGCGCCGCGCCCGGCCCGATCGTACGTACCGGCAACTACGACGGGGAGGTCTACGACGCCCGACTCGAGCTGCGCGGATGGTCGTCGCCCGACTACGACATGACCGGATGGGAGCACGTCGTCGCGGCGCACCGCGACCCTTCCACGCTCGTCGCACCGGAGGGGCCGCCCGTGCGGTGCACGCAACAGATAACACCGGTCGCCGTGCTGACCTCACCGAGCGGACGTCGCATCCTCGACTTCGGTCAGAACCTCGTCGGCCGGATCCGACTCCGGGTGCGCGGCGAAGAGGGCGAGCGCGTCGTCATTCGCACCGCCGAAGTGCTGCAAGACGGCGAGGTGTACCAGCGTCCCTTGCGCGACGCTCAATCGACCGACGACTACGTGCTGGCCGGGCGCGACGAGGAGGAATGGGAGCCGCGGTTCACCTTCCACGGTTTCCGCTTCGCCGAGGTAACGGGCTGGCCGGGTGACTTGGATGCCGCAGTAGCGGCAGGCGATCTCGTCGCGCGCGTGTATCACAGCGATCTCGAGCGCACCGGCTGGTTTCGCTGCTCCGATCCTCTCGTAGAGCGCTTACATGAGAACGTGGTGTGGAGCATGCGAGGCAACTTCCTCGACATTCCAACCGATTGCCCACAGCGCGACGAGCGCATCGGCTGGACGGGCGACCTTCAGGTCTTCGCACCGACGGCGTCATTCCTCTACGACGTTTCGGGCATGCTGTCCTCTTGGTTGAAGGACGTAGCGGTCGAGCAGCTGCCGGATGGCACCGTGCCGTGGTACGTGCCCGTTATCCCGGCCCACAACCTGTGGACGCCGATCCGGCCCGGTGCCGCCTGGGGTGACGTCGCGACGATTGTACCCCTTACCCTGTTCGAGCGGTTCGGCGACCGAGGCGTGCTCGAGGCGCAGTACGACAGTGCACGGGCGTGGGTCGAGCTCGTCGAGCGGCTCGCAGGGCCGAGTCGGTTGTGGGACGAGGGTTTCCAGCTCGGCGACTGGCTCGACCCGGACGCTCCGCCGCAGGACCCTGCCGACGCCAAAACCGACCGCTACCTGGTGGCGACCGCATACTTCGCGCGCTCGGCGCAGTGCATGTCGCGCATCGCCGATGCCCTCGGCCGCTGCGACGATCGCGACCGCTTCGACCTGGTCGCCACAGAGGTGCGGGACGCTTTCAGGCACGCGTATCTGAGCGATGACGGCCGCATGACGAGCGACGCGCAGACCGCGTACGCACTGGCGATCGCCTTCGGCCTGGTCGACGGGTCCCTGCGCGAGACAGCCGGCGCCCGCCTTGCCGAACTCGTTGAGAAGGCGAGCCACCGCATCTCAACGGGCTTTGTCGGAACCCCGCTCGTATGCGACGCGCTCACCGAAACCGGGCACATCGGCAGCGCATACGACCTGCTGCTCGAACGGGAGGCACCGTCCTGGCTGTACGCCGTGACGCAGGGCGCGACGACGATCTGGGAGCGCTGGGACAGCCTCCGCCCGGACGGCACCGTGAACCCCGGCACCATGACGAGCTTCAACCACTACGCGCTCGGCGCCGTCGCCGACTGGCTGCACCGTGTCGTGGCGGGGCTCTCGCCTACCACGCCGGGGTATCGTTGCATCCGGTTCCGACCGCGACCGGGAGGGGGCCTCACCCACGCGTCGGCTGAGCACGAAACGCCCTATGGGCGGGCCGCGATCGCCTGGCGGATAGACGATGGCCGCCTCACGGTCGACGTCACGGTGCCCACCGGAGCGTCCGGCACCGTGGAGCTTCCAGGCGGCGAACCCGTCGCCGTTGCCAGTGGTGTGCACCGGTTCGAGGCGGCGCTGTGA
- a CDS encoding aldo/keto reductase — protein sequence MRNDKDAETGEAETGTARHHGEPPVALRPLGRTGLDASPITLGASKLGRGTQPGSPEEVQAIALAAAMLHGPYALIDTSNGYADGRSETVLGAALKRAGAAQGRRIATKADRDPETGAFDRDRVLRSFDESTRRLGLEHIEVLHLHDPYTISFDEAMAAGGAVAGLIELRDEGRVDAIGVAFGPISTLNRYVATGAFDLVLTHNRFTLANRSAEPVLRTARDRGMGVFNAAPFGGGLLARGAASGATYHYTQSPPALLDWVARAEQVCLRHGIDLPTAALHFSLRSPLIDTTVVGTSSPARIANLELMRLTPVPGELWSELDALGTPPTPILD from the coding sequence ATGCGGAACGACAAGGATGCCGAAACCGGCGAAGCCGAGACTGGCACTGCGCGCCATCACGGTGAGCCCCCGGTCGCCCTCAGGCCGCTGGGCAGAACGGGCCTGGACGCCAGCCCCATCACCCTCGGTGCGAGCAAGCTCGGTCGCGGCACACAGCCGGGCAGCCCGGAGGAAGTGCAGGCGATTGCGCTCGCCGCGGCCATGCTGCACGGTCCTTACGCGCTGATCGATACGTCGAACGGCTACGCGGACGGCCGCAGCGAGACTGTTCTCGGCGCGGCGCTGAAGCGTGCGGGAGCGGCGCAAGGCAGGCGGATCGCGACGAAGGCCGACCGCGACCCCGAGACGGGCGCGTTCGACCGCGACCGCGTGCTGCGCTCGTTCGACGAAAGCACGCGGCGGCTCGGGCTCGAGCACATCGAAGTGCTGCACCTGCACGACCCGTACACGATCTCATTCGACGAGGCGATGGCAGCAGGCGGTGCGGTCGCAGGCCTCATCGAGCTCAGAGACGAGGGCCGTGTCGACGCGATCGGCGTCGCATTCGGCCCGATCAGCACCCTCAACCGGTATGTCGCGACGGGTGCCTTCGACCTCGTGCTCACGCATAACCGGTTTACGCTTGCGAACCGCAGCGCCGAACCCGTGCTGAGGACAGCACGCGATCGCGGTATGGGCGTCTTCAACGCGGCACCGTTCGGCGGCGGCCTGCTGGCGCGCGGCGCCGCGAGCGGCGCGACCTATCACTACACGCAGAGTCCGCCGGCGCTGCTGGATTGGGTCGCACGCGCCGAGCAGGTCTGCCTGCGTCACGGCATCGACCTGCCCACGGCCGCCCTGCACTTCTCGCTTCGCTCGCCGCTCATCGACACGACCGTCGTGGGGACCTCCTCACCGGCGCGCATCGCCAACCTCGAGCTCATGCGGCTGACACCGGTGCCCGGCGAGCTCTGGAGCGAACTCGACGCGCTCGGCACCCCGCCGACGCCGATCCTCGACTGA
- a CDS encoding NAD(P)-dependent alcohol dehydrogenase, with protein MSNRAAVMTAPQTIQIIERETRPPDAHEAVVHIEAVGVCGSDTTYFTVGRIGEWVVDGPIVLGHEAAGTVVQLGADVRNVTLGDRVAIEPGTPCRVCEQCVAGRYHLCPSLQFLATPPYDGALVEELTIDASNLHRIPDSMSFEEGALVEPLSVGLWACKRAGLVAGDSVLVTGAGPVGLLAASVARALGASDVTVTDVSDFRVETARAYGFTAERAGERASEPTASDFDVLLECSGAPGALAAGLGRLRENGRAAMVGIPKGDVSLPLAMLHSKELSINLVNRYAHTWPSAIALVASGRVDVAPLVTHHFGLDGTADALLLARNVPNSIKAIVHPGKVGTDLTETRPTDAAQPRPRTRK; from the coding sequence ATGTCCAATCGCGCGGCTGTGATGACAGCGCCTCAGACAATCCAGATCATCGAGCGCGAGACTCGACCACCGGATGCGCATGAGGCTGTCGTGCACATCGAGGCTGTCGGCGTGTGCGGCTCCGACACGACCTACTTCACCGTCGGCCGCATCGGCGAGTGGGTCGTCGATGGTCCAATCGTGCTCGGGCATGAGGCAGCGGGTACTGTCGTGCAACTCGGCGCAGACGTGCGAAACGTCACCTTGGGTGACCGCGTGGCCATCGAACCGGGAACACCGTGCCGGGTCTGCGAGCAGTGTGTCGCCGGTCGGTATCACCTCTGCCCGTCACTGCAGTTTCTCGCGACGCCACCCTACGACGGCGCCCTGGTCGAGGAGCTGACCATCGACGCGAGCAATCTGCACCGGATTCCAGATTCGATGAGCTTCGAAGAAGGCGCGCTCGTCGAACCGCTTTCCGTCGGCCTGTGGGCCTGCAAACGTGCAGGGCTGGTCGCCGGCGACAGCGTTCTCGTCACCGGCGCGGGGCCCGTTGGGCTCCTCGCGGCGTCTGTCGCACGGGCGCTCGGCGCAAGCGATGTGACGGTGACGGATGTCTCCGACTTCCGAGTCGAGACAGCGCGAGCTTACGGATTCACGGCAGAACGGGCAGGCGAACGCGCGAGCGAGCCGACGGCATCCGATTTCGATGTGCTGCTGGAATGCTCAGGTGCACCCGGCGCCCTCGCGGCAGGGCTCGGGCGGCTGCGCGAAAACGGCCGAGCCGCGATGGTTGGCATTCCCAAGGGTGACGTCAGCCTGCCACTTGCGATGCTGCACAGCAAGGAATTGTCGATCAACCTCGTCAACCGCTACGCGCACACCTGGCCCAGCGCGATTGCTTTGGTGGCATCGGGCCGGGTTGATGTGGCGCCGCTGGTCACCCATCACTTCGGCCTGGACGGCACTGCCGACGCCCTGCTGCTCGCGCGGAACGTGCCGAACTCGATCAAAGCCATCGTTCACCCCGGCAAAGTCGGAACGGACCTCACCGAGACACGACCTACAGATGCCGCGCAGCCACGACCGCGCACACGAAAGTGA
- a CDS encoding NAD-dependent epimerase/dehydratase family protein, protein MRIAVTGSSGKLGRATVERLRADGHHVVGFDVVGAPGLGFVRVDLGDYGQVLDAMLGVTARHDGLDAIVHLAALPVNGLVPDAATFTNNVTATFHVLHAAVRAGIRTIVMASSITAMGFPDFANLAALPVDESYSEANVTYALGKIAEEAIAAQLVRWREGMSLMALRFTNVVAPDEYGPFERAGDPDYRRDLLHSYVDVRDGAAAVALALAHAVPGFEVYDIAAPDSGNTIPTAELARRNFPGVPIVKQLGEFETLMSIDKAARRLGFRPQHLWRDEYAHWQRENS, encoded by the coding sequence ATGCGCATCGCCGTGACCGGCAGCTCGGGAAAGCTGGGGCGTGCCACCGTAGAACGGCTTCGCGCCGACGGGCACCATGTCGTTGGCTTCGATGTCGTCGGCGCCCCCGGCCTCGGATTCGTCCGCGTGGATCTCGGCGATTACGGGCAAGTACTCGACGCCATGCTCGGTGTCACGGCACGCCATGACGGACTCGACGCCATCGTGCACCTCGCGGCCCTGCCGGTGAACGGGCTCGTGCCCGACGCGGCGACGTTCACGAACAACGTCACCGCGACATTCCACGTGCTGCACGCGGCCGTACGTGCCGGCATCCGCACGATCGTGATGGCGTCCAGTATCACCGCCATGGGGTTCCCTGACTTCGCGAACCTGGCGGCGCTGCCGGTCGACGAGTCGTACTCCGAGGCGAACGTCACCTATGCACTCGGTAAGATCGCCGAAGAGGCGATCGCCGCACAACTCGTGCGATGGAGAGAGGGCATGAGTCTCATGGCGCTTCGGTTCACGAACGTCGTGGCGCCCGACGAGTACGGGCCGTTCGAACGCGCAGGCGACCCGGACTACCGGCGCGATCTGCTGCACAGCTATGTCGATGTTCGCGACGGGGCTGCGGCCGTCGCCCTTGCGCTGGCGCACGCCGTGCCCGGCTTCGAGGTCTACGACATCGCTGCGCCGGACAGCGGCAACACCATCCCGACCGCTGAGCTGGCGAGGCGGAACTTCCCCGGAGTGCCGATCGTGAAACAGCTCGGCGAGTTCGAGACGCTCATGTCGATCGACAAGGCCGCCCGCCGCCTGGGCTTTCGCCCCCAGCATCTGTGGCGCGACGAATACGCACACTGGCAGCGCGAGAACAGTTGA